Proteins encoded within one genomic window of Diorhabda sublineata isolate icDioSubl1.1 chromosome 1, icDioSubl1.1, whole genome shotgun sequence:
- the LOC130452350 gene encoding juvenile hormone epoxide hydrolase 1-like, whose product MGIFFKLSAIIIAISAILIFLFIKPIFEPANIPELKEKWWKIHKPAKVDTSIKPFKIQVSDEILQDLKDRLDRTLPFQAPLQGVNQNYGINTNLLKTVVDYWKTKYDWKKREQLLNQYPQFITNIQGLNIHYIHVKPAQTQGLKVLPLLMLHGWPGSVREFYEIIPLLTTPQKGRNFVFELIIPSLPGYGFSEAAEVGGLGVPEVAVIMKNLMERLNFKTYYVQGGDWGAMISTLMAVFYPEKVIGLHSNMCLVNSPLSNLKLMLGSFWPSLVVDEEHKDLVYPRLDKIMYLVLETGYMHLQATKPDSIGVALRDSPVGLAAYILEKFTVWTNPAWKDLEDGGLTKKFTMDQLLDNIMVYWVTRSITTSMRLYSESINKRVVGLNLESIPVEVPSGCSRFKYELAWFPESILKDKYKNLVHVTNHEGGHFAAFEVPEVLAKDIIDFTTKVESMNVKKSV is encoded by the exons ATGggtatatttttcaaactatcGGCAATAATTATCGCAATCTCGgctattcttatttttctttttatcaaacCCATATTTGAACCGGCAAACATTCCGgaactaaaagaaaaatggTGGAAAATACATAAACCTGCGAAAGTAGATACTAGCATCAAACCTTTCAAAATACAAGTTTCAGACGAG ATACTGCAAGATCTTAAAGATAGATTAGATCGCACTTTACCGTTCCAAGCACCGTTACAAGGAGTAAATCAAAACTATGGTATAAATACCAATCTTCTTAAAACTGTCGTTGATTATTGGAAAACGAAATATGATTGGAAAAAACGAGAACAACTTCTCAACCAATATCCACAATTTATTACGAACATACAAGGATTAAAtatccattatattcacgttaaACCCGCTCAAACTCAAGGATTAAAAGTATTACCTTTGTTAATGTTGCATGGGTGGCCGGGATCCGTTagagaattttatgaaataattccACTATTAACTACACCGCAAAAAGGAAGAAACTTcgtttttgaattaattattccCAGCTTACCAG GTTATGGTTTTTCTGAAGCCGCCGAAGTTGGCGGTTTAGGCGTACCGGAAGTAGCAGTCatcatgaaaaatttgatggaacGTTTGAATTTTAAGACTTACTATGTCCAAGGTGGTGATTGGGGAGCTATGATAAGTACTCTAATGGCAGTATTCTATCCAGAAAAAGTCATAGGTCTTCATTCTAATATGTGTTTAGTAAATTCGCCATTATCTAACTTAAAACTAATGTTGGGCAGTTTCTGGCCTTCGTTAGTTGTTGATGAAGAACATAAAGATTTGGTATATCCAAGATTGGACAAAATAATGTATTTGGTATTAGAAACTGGTTATATGCATTTACAAGCCACAAAACCAGATTCAATTG GAGTTGCATTACGCGACAGTCCAGTCGGTCTGGCTGCTTACATTCTGGAAAAGTTCACCGTCTGGACTAATCCAGCTTGGAAGGATTTAGAGGACGGAGGACTTACGAAAAAGTTCACAATGGATCAACTATTAGATAACATCATGGTATATTGGGTAACAAGATCTATTACCACTTCTATGAGATTATATTCTGAGTCCATCAATAAGAGAGTTGTTGGTTTGAATCTGGAAAG caTACCTGTTGAAGTACCAAGCGGATGTTCAAGATTCAAATATGAACTAGCGTGGTTCCCTGAATCAATATTGAAagataaatataagaatttgGTACATGTTACGAATCATGAAGGGGGACATTTTGCAGCTTTCGAAGTACCAGAAGTTCTGGCCAAAGATATTATTGATTTTACCACCAAAGTTGAAAGTATGAATGTGAAGAAATCTGTATAA